Proteins from one Anastrepha obliqua isolate idAnaObli1 chromosome 2, idAnaObli1_1.0, whole genome shotgun sequence genomic window:
- the LOC129239072 gene encoding glucose dehydrogenase [FAD, quinone]-like → MSSPLLSAQCAAQSIGPVNTMVSTLIQALLAAHCAISPPDLWPPDYADQLLRKGEDTYDFVVIGAGSAGSVIASRLSENPNWKVLVLEAGGDPPQESEVPSTLFALEHSKVDWNYLTEYSEKSCWGLVDRRCYWPRGKMIGGTGGMNGMLYIRGHRGDYDDWVQAGNTGWGWDDVVPYFERSVRPVGNGTHPQGYVTLNAFPVNDADVENMVYGGTAELGIPRVREFTEGSEMGYSNLPGTFQNGRRISTGKGHLAKVSQRPNLQVIKNALVTNLNFDDSGENVRSVSFIVRNKHKMRVNIGKELVLSAGAIDSPKLLMLSGVGPAVHLKQLNIPVVHDLPVGNNLYDHVQVVTFLKLNEHLARPLTPLDSLDNIYNYLIHQNGPLASHGTASLVGFINTLKNGPYPDIEYHHFTLRRGDFDGLETFLTGLNVKEEFKAHIRRVIETADVLGIFNVLSNPKSTGNIRLRSADYRDPPKLTPNYFSDREDEATLLRAIRFQEQLLNTAAYKAMNASLILPLIAECSVFELQSDDYWRCYIKYFSCTTYHQAGSVKMAPETDQTSCVNPRLRLRGVGNLRVADASIMPKIPSANTNAATIMIAEKAVDFIREDWQG, encoded by the exons ATGTCGTCACCACTGCTGAGCGCTCAATGCGCAGCTCAGAGTATTGGCCCGGTCAACACAATGGTCAGCACGCTAATACAAGCGTTGCTCGCCGCACACTGCGCCATCTCGCCACCTGACTTGTGGCCACCAGATTACGCTGATCAACTACTGAGAAAAGGAGAAGATACATACGATTTCGTAGTCATAGGCGCCGGCTCTGCGGGTTCCGTGATAGCCAGTCGATTGAGTGAGAATCCGAATTGGAAAGTGTTGGTGCTTGAAGCGGGCGGAGATCCTCCACAAGAGTCTGAg GTGCCCAGCACTTTATTCGCTCTGGAACATTCAAAAGTAGACTGGAATTATTTGACTGAATACAGCGAAAAGTCTTGTTGGGGCTTGGTTGATAGACGTTGCTATTGGCCGCGTGGTAAAATGATAGGTGGCACGGGTGGTATGAACGGTATGCTTTATATACGCGGCCATCGAGGCGATTACGACGATTGGGTACAGGCTGGTAACACAGGTTGGGGTTGGGACGATGTGGTACCGTATTTCGAACGCTCAGTACGACCAGTTGGTAATGGCACGCATCCTCAAGGATACGTTACACTCAACGCGTTTCCGGTCAACGACGCGGACGTTGAAAATATGGTATATGGAGGCACTGCAGAATTAGGTATACCCCGTGTACGCGAGTTCACCGAAGGCAGCGAGATGGGATATTCCAATTTGCCAGGTACATTTCAAAATGGACGACGCATAAGCACAGGCAAGGGCCACCTTGCGAAAGTTTCGCAACGCCCAAACCTACAGGTCATCAAAAATGCGCTTgtgacaaatttaaatttcgatGATAGTGGTGAAAATGTACGTTCAGTCAGTTTCATTGTACGAAACAAACATAAAATGCGAGTAAATATTGGCAAAGAGTTGGTGTTATCGGCTGGCGCAATTGATTCACCAAAGCTGTTAATGTTGTCTGGTGTGGGTCCGGCAGTGCATTTGAAGCAACTGAACATTCCAGTGGTCCATGACTTACCTGTCGGCAATAATCTGTATGATCACGTGCAGGTTGTGACATTCTTGAAATTAAACGAGCATTTGGCACGGCCTCTAACGCCCCTAGATAGCCTAGATAACATTTACAACTATCTAATTCACCAGAATGGGCCTTTAGCTTCTCACGGCACTGCGTCGCTAGTAGGATTCATCAATACGCTCAAGAATGGTCCATACCCGGATATTGAATATCATCATTTCACTTTGCGACGAGGTGATTTTGATGGCCTAGAAACTTTCCTTACTGGCCTTAATGTcaaagaagaatttaaagctCATATACGAAGAGTGATTGAAACTGCGGACGTTTTGGGCATCTTCAATGTGCTCTCGAACCCAAAATCCACGGGAAACATACGCCTGCGAAGCGCTGATTACAGAGATCCACCTAAATTGACACCCAACTACTTTAGTGATCGCGAAGATGAGGCGACGTTATTGCGCGCAATCCGCTTCCAAGAGCAACTGCTAAACACCGCAGCATATAAAGCAATGAACGCGTCTTTAATACTACCCCTGATTGCCGAGTGCAGTGTCTTTGAGCTACAGAGCGACGACTATTGGCGTTGCTACATTAAGTACTTCTCATGCACCACTTATCATCAGGCGGGCTCTGTGAAAATGGCGCCCGAGACGGATCAGACGAGCTGTGTGAATCCACGTTTGCGTCTGCGTGGTGTTGGAAACTTGCGTGTGGCCGATGCTAGCATCATGCCAAAGATTCCCAGTGCAAATACAAATGCGGCTACAATTATGATTGCTGAGAAGGCTGTAGATTTCATACGCGAAGATTGGCAAGGTTAG